One window from the genome of Molothrus ater isolate BHLD 08-10-18 breed brown headed cowbird chromosome 5, BPBGC_Mater_1.1, whole genome shotgun sequence encodes:
- the RECQL gene encoding ATP-dependent DNA helicase Q1 codes for MTAVAVLEEVLVSIENELQAVEMQIQELVDKQQELLQKKMRVKNLIKQSSGDLEAGGSKDTETSAEEWNKKDFPWYEKIKTALQSKFKLQKFRSLQLETVNAAMAGKDIFLVMPTGGGKSLCYQLPAVCSDGFTLVICPLISLMEDQLMVLEQLGISAALLNASSSKEHVKWVHTEMLKRNSQLKLIYVTPEKIAKSKMFMSKLEKAYQAGCLARIAVDEVHCCSQWGHDFRPDYKSLGILKRQFPNTPLIGLTATATNHVLKDAQSILHVQKCITFTASFNRPNLYYEVRHKPSNNEDFIEDIVKTINGRYKGLSGIVYCFSQKDSEQVTVSLQKLGIKAGTYHANMDAKYKTKVHKGWATNQIQVVVATVAFGMGIDKPDVRFVIHHSMSKSMENYYQESGRAGRDDQKADCILYYGFGDIFRISSMVVMENVGQEKLYDMVSYCQNMSKCRRVLIAHHFDEVWDSANCNRMCDNCCRENACEKLDVTGYCRDLIKILEQADSMSEKLTPLKLIDAWSGKGVSKFRVPEVTPPKHPREELERIIAHLLLQQYLKEDFSFTAFATISYLKVGPKARLLKNEGHVITMEVITNSKSVSKVKPSQSSVSKGSRENAQAGSKTVQDSGVKKSQEHKRPSCSPKLKAKKPKLQEGAHDQPVVID; via the exons TGCTAGAGGAGGTGCTGGTGTCCATTGAGAATGAGCTGCAAGCAGTGGAGATGCAGATACAGGAGCTCGTGGataagcagcaggagctcctgcaaAAGAAGATGAGAGTAAAGAATCTGATAAAACAGTCCTCAGGAGACTTGGAGGCAGGTGGAAGTAAAGACACTGAAACCTCAGCAGAGGAATGGAACAAAAAAG ATTTTCCATGGTATGAGAAGATAAAAACTGCACTGCAGAGCAAATTTAAACTCCAGAAGTTTAGATCACTGCAGCTTGAAACAGTAAATGCTGCAATGGCAGGGAAGGATATATTTCTTGTCATGCCCACAGGTGGTGGGAAGAGCCTTTGTTACCAGTTACCAGCTGTCTGTTCTGATG GTTTCACACTGGTGATATGTCCTTTGATATCTCTCATGGAAGATCAGCTGATGGTTTTGGAACAGCTTGGTATCTCTGCAGCTTTGTTAAATGCCTCAAGCAGCAAG GAACACGTGAAGTGGGTgcacacagaaatgctgaagagGAATTCCCAGCTGAAGCTCATTTATGTGACCCCAGAGAAGATTGCAAAGAGCAAAATGTTCATGTCCAAGCTGGAGAAGGCTTACCAGGCTGGGTGCCTGGCTCGCATCGCCGTGGATGAGGTGCACTGCTGCAGTCAGTGGGGCCACGACTTCAGGCCTG ACTACAAGTCTCTTGGTATCCTGAAAAGACAGTTTCCCAATACTCCCTTAATTGGATTGACAGCAACAGCTACCAATCATGTTTTAAAGGATGCTCAGAGCATTTTGCACGTTCAGAAGTGCATTACCTTTACTGCTTCCTTCAACAGGCCCAACCTTTACTATGAG GTTCGGCATAAGCCTTCAAATAACGAAGATTTCATTGAGGACATAGTTAAGACTATTAATGGAAGATACAAAGGACTGTCAG GAATTGTTTACTGCTTTTCTCAGAAGGATTCTGAGCAAGTTACTGTGAGTTTGCAGAAACTGGGAATCAAGGCAGGGACTTACCATGCAAACATGGATGCTAAATATAAAACCAAAGTTCATAAAGGATGGGCAACAAATCAAATCCAG gtGGTAGTGGCAACTGTTGCTTTTGGCATGGGAATTGATAAACCTGATGTGAGGTTTGTAATTCATCACTCTATGAGCAAGTCCATGGAAAACTACTACCAAGAGAGTGGACGTGCAG GTAGAGATGACCAAAAAGCTGACTGCATTTTGTATTATGGGTTTGGAGATATATTCAGAATCAGCTCAATGGTGGTGATGGAAAATGTTGGCCAAGAGAAGCTGTACGATATGGTATCTTATTGCCAAAATATGAGCAA gtGTCGCCGGGTGCTCATAGCTCACCACTTTGATGAAGTGTGGGATTCTGCCAACTGCAACAGAATGTGTGATAACTGCTGTAGAGAGAATG CATGTGAGAAGCTGGATGTAACAGGGTACTGCAGGGACCTAATAAAGATCCTTGAGCAAGCTGACAGCATGAGTGAGAAACTCACCCCACTGAAATTAATCGATGCCTGGTCTGGGAAAGGTGTGTCCAAATTCAGGGTGCCTGAAGTTACTCCACCCAAGCACCCTcgagaggagctggagagaaTTATTGCTCATTTACTGCTGCAGCAGTATCTGAA GGAGGATTTCAGCTTCACAGCCTTTGCCACAATATCCTACCTGAAGGTGGGACCCAAAGCCCGGCTGCTGAAAAACGAGGGACACGTCATCACCATGGAGGTGATAACAAACAGCAAAAGTGTTTCCAAG GTCAAACCATCTCAATCTTCAGTTTcaaaaggaagcagagaaaatgccCAGGCTGGATCAAAGACTGTCCAAGATTCAGGGGTGAAGAAATCACAGGAACATAAACGGCCCAGCTGTAGTcctaaattaaaagcaaagaagcCTAAGCTTCAGGAAGGTGCACATGACCAACCAGTTGTTATTGACTGA